In the genome of Vicia villosa cultivar HV-30 ecotype Madison, WI linkage group LG7, Vvil1.0, whole genome shotgun sequence, one region contains:
- the LOC131617307 gene encoding transcription factor bHLH94-like — MTLEAVVFPDKTFTNGCKDYLHSLVETVARSEESWSNNNYSFQTTEEEEQDLYGIIEKNLNHNIVTNFDSSSPSVMQNGKSQWDSNSSPETSNLPPSFVVEGAPALVSRRRKRRRTAIAKNEEEIECQRMTHIAVERNRRKQMNEYLAVLRSLMPRSYAKRGDQASIVGGAINFLKELEHIIQSMKGQNKTKQQQSHENVYNNNSSSSSPFADFFMFPQYSTCPPQTNTCYPSNPNQSRATADIEVTLVDSHANIKIMLKKQHGHVMKMVVGIQNLGLNILHLNVSTLDHLVLVSVSVKVEEGCELNTVDEIAAAVNKLSVRIQTEAVL, encoded by the exons ATGACCTTAGAGGCTGTGGTTTTTCCAGACAAAACATTCACTAACGGTTGCAAAGATTACTTGCATTCATTAGTTGAAACCGTTGCAAGAAGTGAAGAATCTTGGAGCAACAACAACTACAGTTTCCAAactacagaagaagaagaacaagatctCTATGGAATAATCGAGAAGAATTTAAATCATAATATCGTTACGAATTttgattcttcttctccttccgtGATGCAAAATGGTAAAAGTCAATGGGATTCGAATTCTTCACCTGAAACTTCCAATCTTCCTCCTAGTTTTGTTGTAGAAGGTGCCCCCGCACTGGTTAGTCGTAGGCGCAAAAGACGTCGGACTGCGATTGCGAAAAATGAGGAGGAAATCGAGTGCCAGAGGATGACTCATATTGCAGTTGAGCGGAATAGAAGGAAGCAGATGAACGAGTACCTTGCTGTGCTCAGATCCTTGATGCCTCGTTCTTATGCAAAAAGG GGGGACCAAGCATCAATAGTTGGAGGAGCAATCAACTTCTTAAAAGAGCTAGAACACATTATCCAATCCATGAaaggacaaaacaaaacaaaacaacaacaatcacatgAAAATGTATACAATAAcaactcatcatcatcatcaccctTTGCTGATTTCTTCATGTTCCCTCAATACTCCACGTGTCCACCTCAGACCAACACGTGCTACCCTTCTAACCCTAACCAGTCACGTGCCACGGCAGACATTGAAGTGACATTGGTTGATAGCCATGCCAATATAAAGATAATGTTGAAGAAACAACATGGACACGTTATGAAGATGGTTGTTGGGATTCAAAACCTTGGCCTCAATATTCTTCACCTTAATGTTTCTACTTTGGATCATTTGGTTCTTGTTTCGGTTAGTGTCAAG GTAGAGGAAGGGTGTGAACTGAACACGGTGGATGAAATAGCAGCTGCTGTGAATAAACTATCAGTCAGAATCCAGACAGAAGCTGTATTATAA